The Spirochaetae bacterium HGW-Spirochaetae-1 genomic sequence CCGTTTTCTCGTGCCGATTTTAATTCCTTCTCTTTCATTTCCCGCGAAGAATTGCCGATGTCGCAGGTTCCATCGATGATTGCCTTGATCCCGTTCCCGGAACCGCTGCCTTCAATAGAGATGGATATTTTATTGGTTTTCCTGTATTCTTCAGCGGCCTTCTGTGTAATGGGAAGTACGGTTGTTGATCCCTTGATAACGATCTTGCCGCCGCTGTTTTTTGAACAGCCGAAAAAGAATACCGGAGCAATTGTGATTACAGCAATCACTGTAATGATTTTAGAGAATTTACTTTTCATGGAATGTGAGCCTCCTTTTTAAATAGTAATTAATTGTAATTTCTTATCAGCTAAGTAAATTTAATGAAAAGCTACGGGGAAAATATTAAGATTATATAAAGAAAGCCTTTAGATTCTATAAATAAAACAATTTTTATTTATTTATTGGGGTAATACCTGATATAATGAAATTATATAAGAGACGGTGAGCTGATTCAAGGGAACTTAACAAAATCTTTATAAAATATTTATAATTCTCTCATGTATATGTTAGATTTTTAATTTGTTGAAAATGTGTAAATACTATGTTAAAACATGATTAAAACAAAAGTGAGCAATCCCATGGATACTGAAAAAGAAAAAATTCGCGCTGAAAAACTGACATTTTATTATGGCAGCAATGCGGCGATTAAAAATATTTCCCTCATGGTGGAAAAGAACAGCGTTATGGCCCTCATAGGACCTTCGGGCTGCGGGAAGTCGACATTTTTACGATGCATTAACAGAATGAACGACATCATTCCCAATACGCATGTCGATGGAGATATCTTTATAGATGGGGAGCCCATATTTAACGCGCGGTATGATGTTACCACTTTACGGAGGCGCGTGGGTATGGTTTTCCAGAAGTCAAACCCCTTTCCAAAATCAATCTATGAAAATATAGCTTATGGGCTGCGAATAAACGGCGTCCGGGATAAATATGAGATCGATAGTACAGTGGAGAGCTCTTTAAAAAGCACGGCTCTGTGGGATGAAGTTAAGGATCGTCTTCATGATTCAGCCCTGGGCCTCAGTGGTGGCCAGCAGCAGCGTCTCTGTATAGCCAGAACAATCGCTGTTAAGCCCGAGGTTATTCTCATGGATGAGCCGGCATCGGCCCTGGATCCGATCTCAACACAGAAAATCGAGGAACTGATTCAGGACCTGAAGGCGAAGTTTACCATTATCATCGTGACGCATAATATGCAGCAGGCTGCCAGGGTAAGTGATTATACGGCATTCTTTTATCTTGGTGATTTAATTGAAGTCAATACAACGGAAAAGATTTTTACCAACCCCGATCTGGAAATGACGGAAAACTATATCACGGGGAAATTCGGTTGATATATATCATCAATAATACCAATATTTCGATGCAGGTAAAATAACTCAACGAGGAGGCATCCATGGCGACGTATCTGGAACAGGAACTTGGCAATATTAAATTGAAAATATATGAGATGGCAGACCAGGCCATTGAAGCCATCTCAGACTCTGTTGACGCATTGAAAAATTCCAACCTGGAACTCGCTCAGAAGGTGATACAGGATGATACGATCCTGGACCGGCTTGAGATTGAGCTCGATGATGAATGCATCAAGGTGCTGGTAACGCGCCAGCCGGCTGCCGTTGATCTGCGGTTTATCCTCGCCATGCTGAAAATAAATACAGACCTGGAGAGAATGGGTGACCTGGCGACGAATATCGCCAAGGAGACGATCCGGCTTGACGGGAAGCCGCAGGTAAAACCCCTGATGGACATACCGCGTATGGCGGCGATCGGCATTGAGATGATCAAGGGCGCCTTTCAGTCGATTACCGATAAGAATGTGGATATGGCCAGGGAAGTCATAAAACGTGACAGCGAAATCGATGAGCTCAATATTCAGGTGTACCGGGAACTTTTTTCATATATGGCGGAAAACCCCCGAATCATGTCTCAGTCCCTCGGCCTTATAATGGTTTCAAAAGCGCTGGAGAGGATAGGTGATCATGCTACTAATATCGCCGAGAGGGCCATATATTACATTAAGGGCGTCGATATACGACACGCCGATTGATATATCATATTGACTATCAGGAAGTGCCGCAAAGATGACCAGAAAAAAAATATTTGTAGTCGATGACGAAAAGGATATCCGCGATATCCTGTCCATCAATCTTGGCAGGGAAGGATACCAGGTAGAATCATACCCCTCCGGAGAAGAAGCGCTGAAGGCTTTGAAGAAACAGGATGCTCCTGATCTCATTATTCTCGATATCATGATGGAAGGGATCGACGGGTACGAGTTCTGCAAGCAGATAAAGGCGTCAAAAGAATTCCGTCATATTCCCGTTATATTTCTTTCGGCAAAAGGGGAGGAGTTTGACAAGGTCCTGGGACTGGAGCTGGGAGCCGACGACTACATTGAAAAACCCTTCGGCATCAAGGAGCTAAAATCAAGGGTCAAAGTGGTGCTGCGTCGCACCACTATTGCCGGCGATAATGGAACTGAAAACCGGGTGTACAGCTATAAGGGGGTCCTTCTTAATCCAGACCACTATGAATTGAAGGTCGACGACAATGATGTCAAATTAACAAAGACCGAGTTTGAAATCCTTGGACTGTTCATGAGAAACCCGGGAAAAATTTTCAGCAGGGACAATATCATCGACAGTATTAAAGGACATGACGTGTACGTGGTGGACAGAACTATTGATGTCCATATCATGAACCTGAGAAGAAAACTGGGTGCTTATAAGAATATTATAACGACTTTTTCCGGTGTCGGATATGGCTTCAAGGAATAACGCCTGTTATGAAAAAGAAAATCGGAAATAGAATAATAGTATCATTTTCATTGCTCATCGGCATTCTTATATTTTTTCTGCTCCTGTTTTTCAATGATCTTGTGCGCGAGACCCATATGTCAATTATCAAACAGGAAGCGGAGGAGAAAATAAGATTTATTGAACTGGTTTTAAAGGATAAAAACCGTGATCGTGGTTATGCTGCTGTTCCCGACATTGATTTCCTTAGAAAGGTTTCCGGTATAATAGGTCTGAGAATAACCATCGTTGATTTCAACGGAAGTGTTCTCGCCGATTCTGATATAAATAATGTTTCGTCCATGGATAATCACCAGTATCGGATAGAAGTAAAGGAGGCTATGGCGAGCGGTACGGGCAGTTCTATACGATACAGCAACACCTTAAAAATAGACATGTTTTATTATGCCCATAAAAGTGATAAGTATATCATCAGGCTGGCAAAGCCACTGTATATTGTTGAGGAAAAAATCCAAAAAATACGTAAATTCATTGTGTTTTCAGGGATTTTTATCATTTTCACTTCTATTATCATCATCATTTACATTTCGAAAAGAATTACAAATCCAATAAATGAAACAATGAATTTTGCCAGGGATTTTTCTCATGGCGACTATACACGAAGGATCATGAATTACAGCGATGATGAGATCGGCAATCTCCAGAAATCTCTGAACAGGCTGGCCGACACCATTGTGGGAAAAATTGACAGCCTTATTTTTGAACAGAACAAGCTTAAGATAACACTGGAAAATATCAGCGATGGCATTGCCGTCATCGGTGATGACAAACGGATTCTCATTTCAAACAAGGCGTTTAACGCTCTTTTCGATATTAATAATGATGTTTCGGAAAAACTTTATTTTGAAGTTATACGAAGTCGTACTTTAAATATAAAGATAGAGTATGTTCTGGCACGGGGACAATCAGCTTCCTTCGAGGAAAAACTCATCAGCGGCAAAGTATGCGAGGTGAGTATAAATCCCATAATGGAACATGATACACTGCAGGGAATACTGGTAGTACTCCGTGATGTAACTGAAAAGAAAAAGATCGAACAGATGAAAACCGATCTGGTGGGCAACATGTCCCATGAATTGAAAACGCCGATAGCCATCATGCGGGGATACCTGGAAACCATCGACGAACATTATAATGACGAGAAAATGTGCAGAGACCTGATAGGGAAAGCCATTGACAGTGCCGAAAGGCAAAATTCCATCATCAATGATATCCTGAAATTAAATCTTCTCGAAACTTCACATGAATTCATCGATGAAGAGATCAACCTCGGGGGAATAATCAACAACTGTATACATCTGCTGCAGCCAAAGGCATCAAAGAAAAACATCACCATTGAGAAATCAACGGATATTCTGGATACGGTAATAAGAAGCAACCGGTTTCTTGCCGAAGAGATATTTTTTAATCTCATTGATAATGCCATTAATTATAACAGGGAATCGGGAAAAATTTCCATACATGCCCGTGAAGAGAAGGGGAAAATATTAATTTATATAGAGGATACTGGTATAGGTATTCCCGAGGAATCTATCCCGCGTGTTTTTGAGCGATTCTACCGTGTCGATAAGAGCAGATCGCGCGCCACGGGAGGAACGGGTCTCGGACTGTCTATAGTAAAACATGCCGCTGAAATTCTGGGATGGGACATGAGTGTAGCTTCATCAAAAAAAGGATCAATTTTTACTATTGAAATTTAAAAATCATTTCAAAGATACAAGAGAGTTGACACTGAAATGGCAAAACTACAAGACAAGATAAAACTAAAAGAGAGAGTTAACGTTCATAGCAGTATTATATATAACTATATAATTGAGAAGTTTTTTCTGCTGATTGCTCTGAGCTGTCTTCTTATTTTACTCCTGATTATGCTTTTCCTGTTCAGGGAGGGGCTGCCTATTTTTAAAGTGATAACCATATCGGATTTTCTTACGGGAAATGAATGGTATCCAACCAGTGAAATTCCACGATACGGGATACTGCCTCTTATCGTAGCCTCGGTATCTGTAACGATACTGGCGTCAATCATAGCCGTTCCTCTCAGTCTCGCCATCGCTATATATCTCTCTGAGATGGCCCGGTCGCAGGTGAGGGAAGTCATGAAGCCAACCATAGAGCTGATAGCCTCCATACCCTCGGTCATTATCGGCTTTTTCGGCATGGTGGTGGTGGCGCCTTTTCTTCAGAAACATTTCGATATTGACACGGGGTTGAATCTTTTCAATGCCGCGGTCATGCTGGCCTTTATGGCTATTCCCACTATCGCCAGCATCTCAGAAGACGCTATATCCTCGGTGCCTGTTTCACTGAAAGAAGCATCCTATGCCCTGGGTGCCAACAGGTGGCAGACCATTTATCATATCACGCTTCCCGCGGCTCTTTCAGGTATATGGACAGCCATAATCCTTGGTGTATCCCGGGTGATCGGAGAGACCATGGTGGTGCTCATGGTGGCA encodes the following:
- a CDS encoding phosphate ABC transporter ATP-binding protein, which produces MDTEKEKIRAEKLTFYYGSNAAIKNISLMVEKNSVMALIGPSGCGKSTFLRCINRMNDIIPNTHVDGDIFIDGEPIFNARYDVTTLRRRVGMVFQKSNPFPKSIYENIAYGLRINGVRDKYEIDSTVESSLKSTALWDEVKDRLHDSALGLSGGQQQRLCIARTIAVKPEVILMDEPASALDPISTQKIEELIQDLKAKFTIIIVTHNMQQAARVSDYTAFFYLGDLIEVNTTEKIFTNPDLEMTENYITGKFG
- the phoU gene encoding phosphate transport system regulatory protein PhoU, with the translated sequence MATYLEQELGNIKLKIYEMADQAIEAISDSVDALKNSNLELAQKVIQDDTILDRLEIELDDECIKVLVTRQPAAVDLRFILAMLKINTDLERMGDLATNIAKETIRLDGKPQVKPLMDIPRMAAIGIEMIKGAFQSITDKNVDMAREVIKRDSEIDELNIQVYRELFSYMAENPRIMSQSLGLIMVSKALERIGDHATNIAERAIYYIKGVDIRHAD
- a CDS encoding DNA-binding response regulator, coding for MTRKKIFVVDDEKDIRDILSINLGREGYQVESYPSGEEALKALKKQDAPDLIILDIMMEGIDGYEFCKQIKASKEFRHIPVIFLSAKGEEFDKVLGLELGADDYIEKPFGIKELKSRVKVVLRRTTIAGDNGTENRVYSYKGVLLNPDHYELKVDDNDVKLTKTEFEILGLFMRNPGKIFSRDNIIDSIKGHDVYVVDRTIDVHIMNLRRKLGAYKNIITTFSGVGYGFKE
- the pstC gene encoding phosphate ABC transporter permease subunit PstC, with product MAKLQDKIKLKERVNVHSSIIYNYIIEKFFLLIALSCLLILLLIMLFLFREGLPIFKVITISDFLTGNEWYPTSEIPRYGILPLIVASVSVTILASIIAVPLSLAIAIYLSEMARSQVREVMKPTIELIASIPSVIIGFFGMVVVAPFLQKHFDIDTGLNLFNAAVMLAFMAIPTIASISEDAISSVPVSLKEASYALGANRWQTIYHITLPAALSGIWTAIILGVSRVIGETMVVLMVAGGAAVIPGSIFDPIRPLTSNIAAEMAEAEVGGNHYHALFAVGIVLFFITFGFNIIADYLSNKYKFKTN